One Dysosmobacter welbionis DNA segment encodes these proteins:
- a CDS encoding DUF7007 domain-containing protein: MSYEPAYSPWGLIQTRKTLCPGFFDVSTASHGGIMVAREFVAGNLSPTAQRYGFWEGGYLCFEEDSDAQIVLRELMDRGLYTAPVNEYFGPGEYSKCIDDTIRVCHPDYWRAHEAGLTQPAQQPKVKERER; the protein is encoded by the coding sequence ATGAGCTATGAGCCAGCCTATTCTCCCTGGGGGCTTATCCAGACCCGCAAGACCCTCTGCCCTGGTTTCTTCGATGTTTCCACAGCCAGCCACGGCGGGATCATGGTGGCGCGGGAATTTGTGGCCGGGAATTTATCACCCACCGCCCAGCGGTACGGGTTCTGGGAAGGCGGCTATCTGTGCTTTGAGGAGGACAGCGACGCGCAGATCGTCCTTCGGGAGTTGATGGACCGGGGGCTTTACACCGCGCCGGTCAATGAATACTTTGGCCCCGGAGAATACAGCAAATGTATTGATGATACCATCCGAGTATGCCATCCCGACTACTGGCGGGCGCATGAGGCCGGACTGACACAGCCTGCACAGCAGCCGAAGGTAAAGGAGCGTGAGCGATAG
- a CDS encoding IS110 family transposase, giving the protein MGISKPAGLKSPCGEVKIVNPLFVGIDVSSKNNVAYLMKPDGSKHSSFSVQNNLGGAKLLSERIVSALGSMQLERVVIGLEATSIYGDSLVYALREDGRLGRFQRKIHVLNPKQVRKFKEAYSDLPKNDWVDAFVIADHLRFGRINREVYMDDYRYKALQTLTRARFDVIQNLTREKQRFANYLFLKCSGMAQDKDIQNTSATTIALMEHFETVDDLANADLEELTAFITETGRGKFADPDATAKAVRAAAKGSYRLPKTVNDTVNQAMAVSIASMRALKGQVKVLDKAIEQQFEIIPNTLTSIPGIGKVYSAGIIAEIGDIHRFDSQASVAKYAGLVWNRSQSGDFEAEHSRMIKSGNRYLRYYLLEAANSVRRCDSEFRRYYDLKFKEVNKYQHKRALALTARKLVRLVFRLLKDNRLYIPPEG; this is encoded by the coding sequence ATGGGTATCTCAAAGCCTGCTGGCCTGAAATCTCCATGCGGGGAGGTGAAAATTGTGAATCCACTATTCGTTGGCATTGATGTGAGCAGCAAGAACAATGTGGCCTACCTGATGAAACCGGACGGCAGCAAACACTCCAGCTTCTCCGTGCAGAATAACCTTGGCGGTGCTAAACTGTTATCAGAGAGAATCGTATCGGCACTTGGCTCCATGCAGCTTGAGCGTGTGGTGATTGGCCTGGAGGCCACCTCCATCTACGGGGACAGCCTAGTCTATGCTCTTCGTGAGGATGGCCGCTTGGGGCGGTTTCAGAGGAAAATCCATGTTCTAAATCCAAAGCAGGTGCGGAAATTCAAGGAAGCCTATTCTGACCTGCCAAAGAACGACTGGGTGGACGCCTTTGTGATTGCCGACCATCTCCGTTTCGGCAGAATCAACAGGGAGGTCTACATGGACGATTACCGCTACAAAGCCCTGCAAACCCTTACCAGAGCCAGATTTGATGTCATCCAAAACTTGACCCGGGAGAAGCAGCGGTTCGCCAACTACTTATTCCTCAAATGCTCCGGCATGGCCCAGGACAAAGACATTCAGAACACCAGCGCCACCACCATCGCACTCATGGAACACTTTGAAACCGTGGATGACTTGGCGAATGCCGACCTGGAGGAACTGACTGCCTTTATTACTGAAACAGGCCGTGGCAAATTTGCTGACCCGGATGCTACCGCCAAGGCAGTTCGGGCTGCAGCCAAAGGCTCCTATCGGCTGCCCAAAACAGTAAACGACACTGTAAACCAAGCAATGGCTGTTTCTATTGCCTCCATGCGCGCCTTGAAAGGGCAGGTCAAAGTATTAGATAAGGCCATTGAACAGCAGTTTGAAATCATTCCGAACACTTTGACCTCCATCCCCGGTATTGGCAAGGTCTACTCCGCCGGTATCATTGCTGAGATTGGTGATATCCACCGTTTTGATTCCCAAGCCTCGGTTGCCAAATACGCCGGCCTTGTCTGGAACAGGAGCCAGTCTGGCGACTTCGAGGCCGAACACTCCAGAATGATTAAATCCGGCAACCGCTATCTCCGCTACTACCTGCTGGAAGCCGCCAACTCCGTGAGAAGATGCGACTCCGAGTTCCGGCGTTACTATGACCTCAAATTCAAAGAGGTCAACAAGTACCAGCATAAACGCGCACTCGCTTTAACTGCCAGAAAACTGGTCCGGTTGGTCTTTCGGCTGCTAAAGGACAACCGCCTGTATATCCCGCCGGAGGGCTGA
- a CDS encoding C40 family peptidase — MEVTAAGSSTTGTVRSFGLDCSGFVDWVFYNQSGGSYVIGHGGGATMQHEYCTAIAWSDAQPGDLVFYPGDSHVGIVCGFDGNGNVLIIHCASGYNNVVITGKSGFTSIARPTYYQELLKSEPPSSTGGPYRGYYG, encoded by the coding sequence ATGGAGGTCACAGCAGCAGGCAGTTCTACGACCGGAACGGTGCGTTCATTCGGGTTAGACTGTTCCGGCTTTGTCGATTGGGTGTTTTACAACCAGTCTGGCGGCAGTTATGTTATCGGTCATGGTGGTGGAGCAACCATGCAGCACGAATACTGCACTGCCATCGCTTGGAGCGATGCCCAGCCGGGAGACCTTGTGTTCTATCCGGGAGACAGCCATGTCGGCATTGTCTGTGGATTTGACGGAAACGGCAATGTGCTCATCATCCACTGCGCCAGCGGCTACAACAATGTAGTCATTACCGGCAAGAGCGGATTTACCTCTATTGCAAGGCCGACGTACTATCAAGAGTTACTGAAAAGCGAACCCCCCAGTTCAACTGGAGGGCCATATAGAGGATATTACGGATAA
- a CDS encoding reverse transcriptase domain-containing protein yields MAQQFDSPKTETQLRELQDKLYQHSKEVYDAGGRPAFKGLLEIMSAEATVITAIHNIKSNHGSETPGVDFKTMRKDYLERPYQWVIQDIQNAFKHFEVQKIRRKYIDKPGKAEKRPLGIPTIRDRIVQECMKIVLEPILEAQFFEHSYGFRPMRDTAMALARINQVAHTSAKYWIVEGDISKCFDNIDHGILLNRLYHIGIRDRRVLQIIKAMLRAGIMDECTVNEYGTPQGGIISPLLANAYLDIMDEWVTKQWEHKKTRRTYRTAGTKRRSLYQTSLNPGWLIRYADDFVIITDTRAHAEQWKSRLQTFLQDKLKLTLSTEKTLITDVRRKHIHFLGYELKMIPGNSRTGYITKTIPDKERLQRKVDSIAEDIKKIPRNFSKEQFIGEINRINSQVRGIIQYYQCCTWVSVALRRHSHRLQIISKARIKQYGGRWIPANQTQNLSHVHQKHQQKIPSIKYRDIYVGFTALSFCQWEMTPVKTQAETPYSEDGRQRYFKRTKKKRMNTRLDEMYSESTSRAVCYSKWGQLNNFEFIMNRAYALNRDRLKCRVCGGWLISTAPCAHRVNPYFPLNQVNRVNNLVSMHRKCLEAVNDPNQDIGEFDSEAQKKIKGFRNKLVTSHTRNK; encoded by the coding sequence ATGGCACAACAATTCGACAGTCCAAAAACCGAAACACAATTACGCGAACTCCAAGACAAGCTGTATCAGCACAGCAAAGAGGTCTACGACGCAGGCGGGAGGCCAGCGTTCAAGGGACTTCTGGAAATCATGTCAGCAGAAGCAACCGTTATCACAGCAATTCACAACATCAAAAGCAATCACGGCAGTGAGACTCCCGGTGTAGATTTCAAAACCATGCGAAAGGACTATCTGGAGAGACCCTATCAGTGGGTAATTCAGGATATTCAAAACGCATTTAAGCACTTTGAAGTTCAGAAGATACGCCGGAAATATATCGACAAACCAGGAAAAGCCGAGAAACGTCCGCTGGGCATACCTACTATTCGAGACCGCATCGTACAGGAGTGTATGAAAATTGTGCTGGAACCGATTTTGGAAGCACAATTCTTTGAGCATTCTTACGGGTTTCGGCCCATGCGTGATACCGCGATGGCGCTGGCGCGCATCAATCAGGTAGCGCACACATCTGCTAAATACTGGATTGTTGAGGGAGACATAAGCAAATGCTTTGATAACATTGACCACGGAATTCTTCTAAACCGCCTGTACCACATCGGTATCAGAGATAGGCGTGTGTTGCAAATCATCAAGGCTATGCTGAGAGCCGGGATCATGGATGAATGCACCGTAAACGAGTACGGAACCCCACAGGGCGGAATTATCAGTCCGCTGCTGGCCAATGCCTATCTGGACATAATGGATGAGTGGGTCACAAAGCAGTGGGAACATAAGAAAACTCGACGAACTTACCGGACTGCGGGAACCAAGCGAAGGTCACTTTATCAAACCTCTCTGAATCCGGGATGGCTCATACGGTACGCAGACGATTTTGTCATCATCACAGACACCCGCGCCCATGCCGAACAATGGAAATCCAGATTGCAAACATTTCTGCAAGACAAACTCAAGCTGACATTATCCACAGAAAAAACGCTGATAACAGATGTGCGGAGAAAACACATCCACTTTCTCGGCTATGAACTCAAAATGATACCGGGAAACAGCAGAACAGGCTATATTACAAAGACAATACCAGACAAAGAACGGTTACAGCGGAAAGTTGACAGTATCGCAGAGGATATCAAGAAAATTCCCAGAAATTTTAGCAAGGAACAATTCATCGGGGAAATCAATCGCATCAACAGCCAAGTTCGAGGGATTATCCAATACTACCAGTGCTGTACATGGGTCAGCGTCGCCTTGCGGCGACACTCCCACCGATTGCAAATAATTTCCAAGGCGCGCATAAAGCAATACGGTGGCAGATGGATACCAGCAAATCAAACGCAAAACCTATCCCATGTTCATCAAAAGCACCAGCAGAAAATCCCCTCGATAAAATATCGCGATATCTATGTTGGCTTTACCGCCCTCTCCTTTTGCCAGTGGGAAATGACGCCCGTGAAGACACAGGCAGAAACGCCATATTCGGAAGATGGCAGACAGCGTTATTTCAAACGCACAAAAAAGAAACGCATGAATACGCGGCTGGATGAGATGTACTCAGAGAGTACATCCCGCGCTGTCTGTTACAGCAAATGGGGGCAACTCAACAATTTCGAGTTCATTATGAACAGGGCCTATGCGCTTAACCGTGACAGGCTTAAATGCCGGGTCTGCGGTGGTTGGTTAATATCAACTGCGCCTTGCGCTCACAGAGTCAACCCCTATTTCCCGCTGAATCAAGTGAACCGTGTCAACAATCTGGTCTCTATGCACAGAAAATGCCTTGAAGCTGTGAACGACCCTAATCAGGATATCGGTGAGTTCGACAGCGAAGCGCAAAAGAAAATCAAAGGTTTTAGGAATAAACTGGTTACTTCACATACACGCAACAAATAA
- a CDS encoding VirB4-like conjugal transfer ATPase, CD1110 family: protein MIKTLQTTLKQDKEQFKVPRSVQDTIPIRRLWPDGVFQFGSKYSKTLRFSDINYAIASKEDKTAMFLSYSELLNALDTGSTTKITINNKRLNRRNFEQEILIPAHGDFLDGGRAEYNAMLLDKVTDSSNSVVQERYITLSAHKKNIEEARTFFDRTVNDVTSRLNHMDSRCEELDAVERLRILHDFYRVGEETQFQLDLTDCMKRGRSFKDAVCPDSMEFKKDHFVMGNKYGRVLFLKEYASYIKDSMINELTSLNRSLMLSIDIIPVPTDEAVREMQNRLLGVETNVTNWQRRQNSNNNFSAVVPYDLEQQRKETREMLDDLTTRDQRMMFAVVTLVHLADSKEELDSDTETLQSIARKHLCQLTTLNWQQADGLVTALPLGLRRIDALRTLTTEALAVLMPFKAQEIWDRGGVYYGQNAISKNLIVADRRQLLNGNAFILGVSGSGKSFSAKKEMVSLALSTDDDIIIIDPESEYRPLVEGLGGQVINISATSPNHINAMDMEQGYGDGENPVVLKSEFLLSLCEQLIGAGKLSAKEKSIIDRCTAQVYREYIRGGYQGQAPTLQDFHAELLRQPEKEATDVALAIELFTEGSLNTFAKPTNVDTNARILCYDIRDLGKQLLPVGMLVVLDSIFNRIIRNRGLKRNTWIYIDEIYLLFQHEYSANFLFTLWKRMRKYQACGTGISQNIEDLLQSHTARTMLANSEFLIMLNQAATDREELARLLNISDNQLSYITNVDSGRGLIKCGSAIVPFVDHFPKNKLYRLMTTKPSDLAA, encoded by the coding sequence TTGATTAAAACCCTGCAGACAACGTTAAAACAGGACAAAGAACAATTCAAGGTACCGAGATCTGTACAGGACACCATCCCCATCCGGCGACTCTGGCCGGATGGGGTCTTTCAGTTTGGCAGCAAGTATTCCAAGACACTGCGATTCAGCGATATCAATTACGCCATTGCATCCAAAGAGGATAAGACAGCTATGTTTCTCAGCTATTCCGAACTGCTGAACGCGCTGGATACCGGCTCTACTACAAAAATCACCATCAACAATAAGCGCCTGAACCGCCGCAACTTTGAACAGGAAATCCTCATTCCTGCTCACGGAGATTTTCTGGACGGCGGACGGGCGGAGTATAACGCCATGCTGTTGGATAAGGTTACCGATTCCTCCAACAGCGTGGTACAGGAGCGTTATATCACCCTGTCGGCGCATAAGAAAAATATCGAGGAAGCCCGTACTTTTTTTGACCGCACAGTCAATGATGTGACTTCCCGACTCAATCACATGGACTCCCGCTGTGAGGAACTGGATGCCGTGGAGCGCCTCCGCATCCTTCATGATTTCTACCGCGTGGGTGAAGAAACGCAGTTCCAATTGGATCTAACAGACTGCATGAAGCGTGGCCGTTCCTTCAAGGACGCCGTCTGTCCGGACAGCATGGAGTTTAAGAAAGACCACTTTGTCATGGGCAATAAGTATGGCCGGGTACTGTTTCTGAAGGAGTATGCCAGCTACATCAAAGACTCCATGATCAATGAGCTTACCAGCCTGAACCGAAGTCTTATGCTGTCTATCGACATCATCCCTGTCCCTACCGACGAGGCGGTGCGGGAGATGCAGAACCGCCTGCTGGGCGTGGAGACCAATGTGACCAACTGGCAGCGCAGACAGAACAGCAACAACAATTTTTCCGCAGTTGTGCCCTATGACCTGGAACAACAGCGCAAGGAGACCCGTGAGATGCTGGACGATCTCACCACTCGCGACCAGCGGATGATGTTTGCCGTGGTGACGCTGGTGCATCTGGCGGACAGCAAGGAGGAACTGGACAGTGACACGGAAACGCTGCAGTCCATTGCCCGGAAGCACCTCTGCCAACTCACAACCCTGAACTGGCAGCAGGCAGACGGCCTTGTGACGGCGCTGCCGCTGGGTCTGCGCCGCATCGACGCCCTCCGCACGCTCACCACCGAGGCACTGGCTGTGCTGATGCCATTCAAGGCGCAGGAGATCTGGGACCGGGGCGGCGTGTACTACGGACAGAACGCCATCAGCAAAAATCTCATCGTAGCGGACCGCAGGCAGCTTCTCAATGGCAACGCCTTCATTCTGGGTGTTTCCGGTTCCGGCAAATCCTTCAGTGCCAAGAAGGAGATGGTGTCGCTGGCATTGTCTACCGACGATGATATTATCATCATTGACCCTGAATCCGAGTACCGCCCGCTGGTAGAAGGGCTGGGCGGTCAGGTCATCAACATCTCCGCCACATCACCCAACCATATCAACGCCATGGATATGGAGCAGGGCTACGGTGACGGCGAGAATCCCGTGGTGCTGAAATCTGAGTTTCTGCTGTCTCTTTGTGAGCAGCTCATCGGCGCCGGGAAGCTGTCTGCCAAGGAAAAGTCCATCATTGACCGCTGTACCGCCCAGGTCTATCGGGAATACATCCGCGGCGGGTATCAGGGGCAGGCCCCGACCCTGCAGGACTTTCATGCGGAGCTGCTCCGCCAGCCGGAAAAAGAAGCCACGGATGTGGCGCTGGCAATCGAATTGTTTACGGAGGGCAGCTTGAACACCTTTGCAAAACCCACCAACGTGGATACCAATGCCCGTATCCTCTGCTATGATATCCGAGACCTTGGCAAGCAGCTTCTGCCGGTAGGTATGCTGGTGGTGTTGGACAGCATCTTCAACCGCATCATCCGCAACCGCGGGCTGAAGCGGAATACCTGGATCTATATCGACGAGATCTATCTGCTATTCCAGCATGAGTACAGCGCCAATTTCCTGTTCACACTCTGGAAGCGTATGAGAAAGTATCAGGCGTGCGGAACGGGGATCAGCCAGAATATCGAAGACCTGCTCCAGTCTCACACGGCCCGCACCATGCTGGCCAACAGCGAATTTCTCATCATGCTGAATCAGGCGGCAACGGATCGGGAGGAATTGGCGCGTCTGCTGAATATCTCAGACAACCAGCTCTCCTACATCACCAATGTAGACTCCGGCCGGGGCCTCATCAAGTGCGGAAGTGCCATCGTGCCTTTCGTGGATCATTTTCCCAAGAACAAGCTCTACCGCTTGATGACCACAAAGCCCTCGGACCTGGCTGCGTGA
- a CDS encoding PrgI family protein: MEVRINKEVRNYQESLFFGLSLRQFLFALLAVAVAVGVYFGLRPVLGNGEIGWVCILAAFPFALGGFFQYNGMNLEQFLLAFFRSEFLTPKRLVFKSENMYAKLMAYSSVKEALNLD, from the coding sequence TTGGAGGTACGCATCAACAAGGAAGTGCGCAACTATCAGGAAAGTTTGTTTTTTGGACTGTCACTGCGGCAGTTTTTATTTGCCCTGTTGGCGGTAGCCGTGGCGGTAGGCGTTTATTTTGGACTGCGCCCCGTGCTGGGGAATGGCGAGATCGGCTGGGTCTGCATTCTGGCCGCGTTCCCATTTGCCTTGGGCGGTTTTTTCCAGTACAACGGCATGAATCTGGAACAATTTTTATTGGCGTTTTTTCGCTCGGAATTTCTCACCCCAAAACGGCTTGTGTTCAAATCGGAAAATATGTACGCAAAACTGATGGCATACTCATCTGTGAAGGAGGCATTGAATCTTGATTAA
- a CDS encoding molecular chaperone GrpE, translating to MPVILLSIAMLIISIIFKLAAVFRLTIPLLYVVAMNTFWRSWYQAHQSLGDIIFFVLLGLVVLSWIISLVRKIQSIFQKRQEEKDLESIVRYRIREQRRNDVQPDEHGGYAMDLSDIELSDDED from the coding sequence ATGCCGGTCATTCTTTTGAGCATAGCAATGCTCATCATCTCTATCATTTTCAAGTTGGCCGCCGTATTTCGCTTGACGATTCCGCTGCTGTATGTGGTCGCTATGAATACATTTTGGCGTAGTTGGTATCAGGCACACCAAAGCCTGGGTGATATTATTTTCTTTGTCCTCCTTGGTCTGGTAGTCCTGTCTTGGATCATTTCTCTGGTTCGGAAGATACAAAGCATCTTCCAGAAGCGCCAGGAAGAAAAAGACCTGGAGAGTATTGTTCGCTATCGTATCCGTGAGCAGCGAAGAAACGATGTGCAGCCGGATGAGCACGGCGGCTATGCCATGGACCTGAGCGACATTGAATTGTCTGACGATGAGGATTAA
- a CDS encoding formate hydrogenlyase, with amino-acid sequence MKHDLKTKNFERKAKRVYAVLACTAMVMTVTAVPALAADDPLTVVNNLSEFIFSLIRAIGLILLGFGILQVGLSLKSHDPSQRANGMLTVAGGIVITFTKEILTLITG; translated from the coding sequence ATGAAACATGATCTGAAAACCAAGAACTTTGAAAGAAAGGCAAAGCGCGTCTACGCCGTCCTTGCCTGTACAGCCATGGTGATGACGGTTACCGCAGTTCCCGCGCTGGCTGCGGACGACCCGCTGACGGTGGTCAACAATCTGAGTGAGTTTATTTTCTCTCTCATCCGCGCCATCGGCCTTATCCTACTGGGGTTCGGCATCCTGCAGGTGGGCCTGTCTCTCAAGAGCCATGATCCCTCCCAGCGCGCCAACGGTATGCTCACCGTAGCAGGCGGCATTGTGATCACCTTTACCAAGGAAATCCTTACCCTTATCACCGGCTAA
- a CDS encoding transposon-encoded TnpW family protein translates to MQMADAAAAARAPENTPAMVKKIGKTTYKVHVHFSNTSTETMSDKIKRMLKNEIQQM, encoded by the coding sequence ATGCAGATGGCAGACGCCGCTGCTGCGGCCAGAGCGCCGGAAAACACGCCAGCGATGGTAAAGAAAATCGGCAAGACGACCTACAAGGTTCATGTCCATTTCAGCAATACCAGCACAGAAACCATGAGCGATAAAATCAAGCGTATGCTCAAAAATGAAATTCAGCAGATGTGA
- a CDS encoding ATP-binding protein, which translates to MIEITAEIRAFIDKAAAGVELAEDEYIDPSDGLIHCKKCGGQRQTVVPCFGKSGYFMPHCICQCQREAEEQRKAAEERQRRMERIKRRKAQGLQDRYLYDYTFSNDNRQNPLMDKAHAYVENWKEAYKSNIGLLLFGDVGTGKSFFAGCIANALLDQDVPVLMTNFPTILNRLTGMFSEDRSEFIASFDEYDLLIIDDLGVERSTEYAMEQMFFVIDSRYRSRRPMIITTNLKLSELKNPPDLAHARIYDRILERCAPILFDGKNFREENAGVTRQAAKDIVNSKHD; encoded by the coding sequence ATGATTGAGATTACCGCAGAAATCCGGGCATTCATCGACAAGGCAGCTGCCGGTGTGGAATTGGCTGAGGACGAGTATATAGACCCGTCAGACGGGCTCATTCACTGTAAGAAATGCGGCGGCCAGAGGCAGACCGTTGTGCCATGCTTCGGGAAATCCGGCTACTTTATGCCGCACTGCATCTGCCAGTGCCAGCGGGAGGCTGAGGAGCAGCGCAAGGCTGCTGAAGAACGGCAGCGCCGCATGGAGCGTATCAAACGCCGAAAGGCACAGGGCCTGCAAGACCGTTATCTGTACGACTACACATTTTCCAATGATAACAGGCAAAACCCATTGATGGACAAGGCTCATGCCTATGTGGAGAACTGGAAAGAGGCATATAAGAGCAATATCGGGCTTTTACTGTTTGGAGATGTGGGAACCGGCAAGTCTTTTTTCGCCGGATGTATTGCCAACGCTCTACTTGACCAGGATGTGCCGGTGCTGATGACGAACTTCCCCACCATTCTGAACCGCCTGACAGGGATGTTCTCTGAGGACAGGTCAGAGTTTATTGCCAGCTTTGACGAATATGACCTGCTTATCATTGACGATCTGGGTGTAGAGCGCAGTACCGAATATGCTATGGAGCAGATGTTTTTCGTCATCGACAGCCGCTATCGCAGCCGAAGACCCATGATTATCACAACAAACTTGAAACTGTCCGAGCTGAAAAATCCGCCTGATCTGGCCCACGCCCGTATCTATGACCGTATTTTGGAACGGTGTGCGCCGATCCTCTTTGACGGGAAGAATTTCCGGGAAGAAAATGCCGGTGTCACCCGACAGGCAGCAAAAGACATTGTAAACAGTAAGCACGATTGA
- a CDS encoding phage replisome organizer N-terminal domain-containing protein — protein sequence MSDNRKYYYLKLKENYFDDDSIVLLESMQDGVLYSNILLKLYLKSLKHGGRLQLDEDIPYTAQMIATITRQQIGTVERALQIFLKLGLVEVLDSGTFYMSNIELLIGQSSTEAERKRAARLQNKALSAPRTNGGHLSDIRPPEIEIELEKEIEIKREIEKGCSARAYGRYQNVFLTDEELADLQASFPTVWGQYIEKLSEYMASTGKRYQSHAATIRRWAGEDAKKAAPPTRNRDYSVKEDETV from the coding sequence ATGTCAGACAACCGAAAATATTATTACCTGAAACTCAAAGAAAACTATTTTGACGATGATTCCATCGTGCTGCTGGAAAGTATGCAGGACGGTGTGCTGTATTCCAACATTCTGCTCAAGCTGTATCTGAAATCGCTGAAACATGGCGGGCGGCTCCAGCTTGACGAGGACATCCCCTACACGGCGCAGATGATCGCCACCATCACCCGCCAGCAGATCGGCACTGTGGAGAGAGCCTTGCAGATCTTTTTGAAGCTGGGCCTTGTGGAAGTGCTGGACAGCGGCACATTCTACATGAGCAACATCGAACTTTTAATCGGCCAGTCCTCCACCGAGGCTGAGCGAAAGCGGGCTGCGAGGCTCCAAAACAAGGCTCTTTCTGCGCCCCGGACAAACGGCGGACATTTGTCCGACATTCGTCCACCAGAGATAGAGATAGAGTTAGAGAAAGAGATAGAGATAAAGAGAGAGATAGAGAAGGGATGCTCCGCCCGCGCCTATGGCCGTTACCAGAATGTTTTCCTGACGGACGAGGAACTGGCAGACTTGCAGGCCAGTTTTCCCACTGTATGGGGCCAGTACATCGAAAAGCTGTCCGAATACATGGCCTCTACCGGTAAGCGGTATCAGAGCCATGCCGCCACCATCCGGCGCTGGGCCGGTGAGGACGCGAAAAAGGCGGCCCCGCCCACCCGCAACCGTGATTACAGCGTAAAGGAGGATGAAACTGTATGA
- a CDS encoding cysteine-rich VLP domain-containing protein: MKNNKSEPIPVMDYRQYRRVRRLVHECCNYIDGNCIALDDGEECVCVQSISYSLLCRWFRAAVLPQDKELETALFHRLNAKKCSVCGALFTPGSNRAKYCPECAARMKRINAAKRKRKQREKCHALGAEKPL; this comes from the coding sequence ATGAAGAACAATAAGTCTGAACCTATCCCCGTCATGGATTACCGCCAGTACCGCAGAGTGCGGAGGCTGGTGCATGAGTGCTGTAACTACATCGACGGAAACTGTATCGCCCTGGACGATGGGGAAGAATGTGTCTGTGTCCAGTCTATTTCCTACTCCCTGTTGTGCAGGTGGTTTCGGGCGGCGGTATTGCCGCAGGATAAGGAACTGGAAACGGCACTGTTCCACCGGCTGAATGCTAAGAAATGCTCCGTATGCGGGGCGCTGTTTACCCCCGGTTCCAACCGAGCCAAATACTGCCCGGAATGTGCCGCACGCATGAAGCGGATCAACGCCGCAAAGCGCAAGCGGAAACAACGGGAGAAATGTCACGCTTTAGGGGCTGAAAAACCCTTGTAA
- a CDS encoding type II toxin-antitoxin system RelB/DinJ family antitoxin, which yields MAGNTTNISIRMDADLKAQADALFTELGMNLTTAFNIFVRQSLREGGIPFEVRLEQPNKETVAAMLEAERIAKDPSVKGYNDLDELFADLKR from the coding sequence ATGGCTGGAAATACCACAAACATCAGTATCCGCATGGACGCAGATTTGAAAGCGCAGGCGGACGCACTGTTTACTGAACTTGGCATGAACCTGACTACGGCGTTTAACATCTTTGTGCGCCAGTCGCTTCGTGAAGGCGGCATTCCCTTTGAAGTAAGGCTGGAACAGCCGAACAAAGAAACGGTTGCTGCCATGCTGGAAGCGGAAAGGATTGCAAAAGACCCGTCTGTAAAGGGCTACAATGACCTTGACGAGTTGTTTGCTGACCTGAAAAGATGA
- a CDS encoding type II toxin-antitoxin system YafQ family toxin yields the protein MKETKYTVKYTTSFKKDYKRAIKRGLKIELLEQVVALLAMGEPLPDKNRDHDLSGDWAGHRECHILPDWLLVYRIEDDVLVLTLARTGTHSDLFGK from the coding sequence ATGAAAGAAACCAAATATACCGTCAAGTACACGACCAGTTTCAAAAAAGACTACAAACGAGCCATCAAGCGTGGCTTGAAGATCGAGCTGCTGGAGCAGGTCGTAGCGTTGCTGGCGATGGGCGAACCGCTGCCGGATAAGAACCGTGACCATGACCTGTCCGGCGATTGGGCAGGCCATCGGGAATGTCATATTCTCCCGGACTGGCTGCTTGTCTACCGCATAGAAGATGATGTTCTGGTGCTGACGCTGGCCCGCACCGGCACACACAGCGACTTGTTCGGCAAATAA